Below is a genomic region from Phycisphaerae bacterium.
GCCTGCACCAGGTTCGCGGTCAGCGCCGCGATCAGGTCGTTGTCGCCGAACCGCAGCTCATCCACCGCGACGGTGTCGTTCTCGTTGATGATCGGCACCGCGCCCACCCGGTGCAGCGCATCGAGCGTCCGCCGGATGTTCACGTAACGCCGACGGTCCTCGAAGTCCGATCGCGTCACCAGGATCTGCGCGGCGTGACGGCCGTGGCGGGCGAAGTTGCGCTCGAAGATCTTCATCAACATGCCCTGGCCGACCGCGGCGGACGCCTGGAGCATCGCCAGGTCCTTGGGCCGGCCGGGCAGCCTCAACAGTCCGACGCCCGCGCCCACCGCGCCGCTCGAGACCACCACCATCTGCCGGCCGGACTCGATCAGCCGCGACACCTGCCGGCACAACGAGGCGATTACCCGCGGGTCAAGCCGCCCGGATGAATCGGTCAGCACGTTGGTGCCCACCTTGACCACCACCCGCCGGGCCGACCGCACGATCTTCTGGCGAACCTGTGTGCTTGGCATGGCTGCTTACGCTCCCGCTGCGCCCGGCCGCGGCGTCGCCACCGCCCGACCCGTCGCGTCGAACTCGTAGCCGAGCAGCTCGCACACGTGCCGCGCCGTCCGGTCCGTCGCCCCCTGCTGTGAGATCACCACCTGCCGCGCCCGCTCGCCGATCTCCTCCAGCAGCGCCCGATCGCCCAGCAGCCGTTCGACCTGGCCCGCCAGCTTCTCGACGCTGTCGACCTGCACCGCCGCTTCGCTCTCGAGCAGCTTGTTCACCGCATCGGCGAAGTTCTCGGTGTGCGGGCCCAGGATCATCGCCTTGCCCAACGCTGCGATCTCCATCACGTCCGATCCGCCCAGCGGCACGAACGTCCGGCCCACCACCACCACGCTCGCCATCGCGTAAAGCCGACGCAGCTCGCCGATCGTGTCCAGCAGCACCACCGCGCTGGCGACCAGCGAACCGGGCCGCTCCAGCCGCGTGCCGTCCGGATGCTCCGACCGACGCACCACCTTGAACCCTCGCGACCGGATCAGCCGGGCCACCTGGTCGAACCGCTCCGGTTTGCGCGGGGCGATCACCAACTGCAGATCGGCGTGGCGCACCCGCGCCTGCTGATAGGCCCGCACGATCGCCTCCTCCTCGACGGTCTCAGCCGTCGAGCCGGCGACCATGATCGGCTTGCCCCGTTCGAGTCCCAGCGCCTCGGCGATCGCCGACAGCGCCTCCTCGCCGCCCGCCCCTTGTTCCGGCTTGGCCGTGTCCCACTTCAGCGAGCCGGTCTCGACGATCCGATCGGCCGGCGCGCCAATCTCCAGGAACCGCCGCCGGTAAATCTCATCCTGCACCATCACCAGGTCGATCCGCTGAAACAGCCGCCGCACCAGCGGTCCGGCCAACCGATAGCGCCGCAGCGAGCGCTCGGTGATCCGGCCGTTGACCACCGCCACCGGCACCGACCGCCGCTTGGCCTCAGCCACCAGGTTCGGCCAGACCTCCAACTCCACCAGCAGAACCGCGCTCGGCCGCAGCCGGTCGAAGGCCCGACGCATCACCCACGAGAAATCGAACGGAAAAAAGAACACCCGATCCCGCCCGAACACCGCCGCCGCCCGGTCGAAACCCGTGTCGGTGGTGGTCGAAATCAGAACCTCATGGCCCGGAAACTGCTGCCGAAGCCGTTCCACCAGCGTCCGGATCGCGTTGACCTCGCCCACGCTCACCGCGTGGATCCAGATGCACGGCCGATCCGTGTGGCGCCGCGGCGCCGCCCCGAACCGGCTGCCCCAGCCGTGACGGTACCGACCGGCGAAGATCGCCCGGTAGATCACCACCGGCAGGAACGCCAGTCCCGCCAACGCGTACCCGATATCAAGAAGAACCGACTGCGCTGCGCCCATCACACTCAAACCCAATCCTCAATCGCCCAAAACGAGCAACACATCATGCTACTGCCGCCTCCAACCAATAGCAAGCCTCCCGCCATCCGCCGTCACGCTTCCCGTTTTCCCTTGTGCTTCACGTCGTCCCCTGGCCGCCCGCCGCCCCTTTTTGGTGGACCCTCGGAACCCAACCCGTTACAATGACTTGCGAACAGCGAGGACACCCATGCATCGGACCGACCAGACGACAACTCCTTCTCCCGCCCTGGGCGATCTGGCCCGCGCCGTCGCCGGTCCGCTCGAACAGGTGCGCTGCCTGCTTGACCGGCACACCCGGGACGACGATCCCCAGTTTCAGCAGCTCGCCGATCATCTGGCCGCCTACCGCGGCAAGATGCTGCGGCCGGTGATGCTCCTGCTGGCCGCCCGGGTCTTCGGCGAGCCCAACGCCAGACACGTCAACTACGCCGCCGCCATCGAGCTGCTCCACATGGCCACCCTCATCCATGACGACGTGCTCGACGAGGCCGCCGTGCGGCGCGGCCGGCCCGCCGTCTCGCGGCTCTGGGGCAACGAGGCCAGCGTCCTGCTGGGCGACTACCTGCTCAGCCAGGCCTTCGAGCTCTGCGGACGCGGCGAAGACCTCGACGCGATCCGCGCCACCGCCCGCGCCTCAGCCCAGATGTGCCGCGGCGAACTGGCCCAGTGCCTCCGCCGCAGCCGATGGGACATGACCGAGCCCGAGTACTTCCAGATCATCGAGCTCAAAACGGCCAGCCTCTATCGCCTTTGCGGATACCTGGGCGGACGGCTGGCCGGGGCCGGCGAAGCCGATACCGCCGCCCTGGCCGACTTCGGCTGGACTATCGGTGTCGCCTTTCAGATCGCCGACGACCTGCTGGACCTGGTCGGCAGCGAACAACAGACCGGAAAAACTCTTGGCAGGGACCTGGCCCAGGGCAAACCGACCCTCCCGATCATCCACGCCCTGGCCGTCGCCGGCCCTGCCGATCAGGCCCGCCTCCAGGAGCTTCTGGGCGCCTCAGCGGGCGACAACGGGTCCGGTAACACGTTGTCCGCCAAAGGGATTCTTGCTTTGCTGGAGCGGACCGGCAGCATACAATATGCGCAGGACAGGGCACGCCGCCTCGGCGCCGAGGCCAGGGGCCGCCTGGACCGGTTGGACCAGGGTCCCGCCAGAGAAGCCCTGGAACGATTGGCTGACTTTGTGGTGGAGCGGTCATGGTAGAGCCGGCGTCCTCAGCCCGCGATCCCGACGGCGTCCTGGAACGCCTCTTTGGCTCCCGTCTCTTCGGCTCTCTCTTCCTGATCCTGGCGATGGTCCTGGCGGTGGTGGCCGTGGCGGGCCTGGTCTTCGCCTTTCTGGCCGTCCTGCCCGCCGTTCCCGAGGACTATCACTTCCTGGCGGTTCTGGGGGGGGTTTTTCTGACGGTGATCAGCGTGGGTCTGGCCGCGTTGGTGTTCCTGGCGGCTGTGCTCGTGCGACTCCGCCGCGAGTCGATGCGGCATTTGGGACGCTTCGTCCCTCCGGTCCAGGTCTCCGGGAGCAGCGGTTCGCTGGACGGCCGCGTCGTGGCTGAGCACCTGGCCCAGCTCAATGAGGCGATGGTTCGCACCGCCGACCTGCTCCACGAGATCAACGAGAACACCCTCCTGGACCAGGAGGGCCGGGCCCGGAAATACGAGCTTCTGGCCCGCACTCAGCGGGAGGAGGCGTTCCGCCAGGTCGAACGCCACGTCCGCGACCGGAACTGGGCCCAGGCCCGGGCCGTGCTGGAGGGCCTGGAGCACAAGTATCCCGGCAACCACGACGTCCGCCAGCACCTGACCCGGCTGGACGGGCTTCGCAAGGCGGCCTTCGATGAGGACTACGCCCGCGTCAAAAAGCGCATCGACGACCTGATCGCCATCAGCGCGTGGGACAAGGCCGCGATCCAGGCCGAAGCCCTCCTCGAGCAGCATCCGGACTCGGAGCGGGCCAAGGAACTGGTCATCCACGTCTCGCAGCAGCGCCAGAAGTTCCGCGACGAGCAGCTCAAGCGCATTTCGGCCGACATCCAGAAGAACGTTACCCGCAAGCACTGGAACGAAGCCCTCCAGGCCGCCCGGCAGCTCCTGGAGCGCTACCCCGACAGCGTCGAGGCCGAGGCCGTCGAAAACCAGATCCCCACCCTCGAGAAGAACGCCGAAATCGAACGCCGCCAACAACTTGAAGAGCAGATCCGGGATCTCGTCCAGCGCCGCAACTTCATCCAGGCGGTGGAACTGGCCCGCCACGTCATCGAAACCTACCCCGACAGCCCCCAAGCCAGCGCCCTGGCCCAGCAGATGGCCCGCTTCGAAGACCTCGCCCGCCAGCAGGAAAAAGAGCTCCAGCTCTAGTTTTCCTTTCTAACCTCCGATCTGTCAGTCATTTATGCTAACCACGGTTCCGCGTCCGTTTTCGCGAAAAATTTATCGAGAAATTCTTCTCTGTTCCCATTGACTTAACACCGATAAGGACGCTATCTTTATTGGAGAATGATTTCTCGATAATGTTTTCTCGATAGGCACTCGGCGAACGCGGCACAAGACAAGGGGCTGACCATGGAAGATGAACTGCGGGTCATTTCCGAGGCAAGCCTTCGGCGGCTGCCCCGGTATCTGCATTTCCTCAAGCAGCTTGCCGGCCAGGGCCAGACGGCCGTCTCGTGTCCGCAGATCGCCCGCGAGTTCAAGCTGGACCCGACGCAGATTCGAAAGGACCTGGCCGCCACGGGCATCGCCGGGCGGGCCAAGGTCGGTTACGACACCGCCGAACTGATCGACGCGGTGGAGGAGTTTCTCGGTTGGAAGAACGTCAACGACGCATTCCTGGCCGGGGCGGGCAGCCTCGGTTCGGCCCTTCTGGGCTATGCCCACTTTCAGGACCAGGGCCTGAACATCGTGGCCGTCTTCGACAACGATCCGGACAAGATCGGCCGGGAGATCCACGGCCGCGAGATCCTGCCCCTCGAGAAGCTGCCCGAACTGGCCCAGCGGATGAACGTGCACATCGGGGTGATCGCCGTGCCCGCCTCCGCCGCCCAGGACGTGGCCACGCTCATGGTGCTCGGCGGGGTCGTGGCGGTCTGGAACTTCGCGCCGGCCCCCCTCGACGTGCCCGAAAACGTCATCGTCGAGAACGCCCAGCTCTCGACCAGCCTCGGCGTCCTGACCAGCAAACTCAAACGTGCTTTTCAATGGTCCCGTAGATTAGGAACCTCAAGCCATGCACACTCGGATGGTCCGCAAATTTGAAAAAGTCTGTGAGATTCTCGACCGGCACCACCGTAACCCGTCGAAGCTCATCCCGATCCTCCAGGAGGTCCAGGAGGAGTACCGGTACCTGCCGGAAGAGGTCATGACCTTCGTCGCGACCTCGCTGAACCTGCCGCCGGCCCGGGTCTTCGGCGTGGCCACGTTCTACGCCCACTTCGCCCTGGCGCCCAAGGGCAAGTACGTGGTCCGCCTCTGCGACGGCACCGCGTGCCACGTCAAGGGTTCGATCCCGATCCTCGAAGCCCTGCGGGCCAAACTCAACGTCACCGAGGAAGACAAGACCACGCCGGACATGCTCTTTACCCTCGAAACGGTTGCCTGCCTGGGCGCCTGCGGGCTGGCCCCGGTGGTGATGATCAACGACCAGGTTCACAGCCGCATGACCCCGGAGACGGCGGTGCGGCTGATCGATGACATTCTCGAGCGCGAGCAGAGCCCCGCGTCCACCAAGGAGTCCGTACAATGATGCGCAGTCAAGATGCTTCCCTTCCCAACGCGGCCGGTCGTCTTCCCCATGTGGACGGACGGCGCGTGATCGTCTGTTCCGGCACCGGATGCCGGGCCAACGGCTCCGAGGCCGTCTACGAGGCCTTCTGCCGCGAGGTCGAGGCGACCGGGCTGCCGGTCGTCATGGAGTTCTCAGCCGAGAAGACGCACGACGGGTCGGTCCCGGTGACCCGCAGCGGATGCCAGGGCATCTGCTCGCAGGCCCCGCTGGTCACCATTCTGCCCGACAACATCCTCTACATGCGGGTCAAGCCCGAGGACGTGGCCGAGATCGTTGGCGCCACCCTCGGCGAGGGCAAGCTGGTCGAACGGCTGCTGTACCGCCGGCCCGACACCGACGAGCTGTGCCGCGGGGCCAAGGACATCCCGTTCCTCAACCGCCAGACCCACGTCGTGCTCCGCGAGGTCGGCACGCTCAACCCCGAAAGCCTCGACGAGTACATCCGCCACGGCGGCTACGCGGCGGCCCGAAAGGCCTACACGCAGATGTCGCCCGAGGAGATCTGCGCCGAGATCAGCCGCTCGGGCCTGCGCGGCCGGGGCGGCGGCGGATTTCCCACCGGCCGAAAGTGGGAGGCCGCCCGGCAGCAGCCCGGTCCCAAAAAGTACGTCATCTGCAACGCCGACGAGGGCGACCCCGGGGCGTTCATGAACTGCTCGGTGATGGAGGGCAATCCTCACAGCGTCATCGAGGGCCTGATGATCGCCGCCCGGGCCATCGGGGCCGACGAGGCCTACGTCTACATCCGGGCTGAGTACCCCCTGGCCGTCCGGCGGATGAAGCGGGCGGTGGCCGAGGCCCGCGAAGCCGGCTTCCTCGGCAACAAGGTTTTCGACACCGAATTCAACCTGCATTGCGAGTTGAAGGAAGGCGCCGGCGCCTTCGTCTGCGGCGAGGAGACCGCGATGATCGCCTCCATCGAGGGCGAGCGCGGCATGCCGCGGCCCAAGCCGCCGTTCCCCGCCCAGAGCGGGCTCTGGGGCAAACCCACCATCATCAACAACGTCGAAACCCTCGCCCAGGTCGTCCGAATCATCAACGACGGCGCGGACGTGTTCCGCAAGGTCGGCACCCAGGCCGCTCCCGGCACCAAGACCTTCGCCCTCACCGGCCACGTCGCCAACACCGGTCTGATCGAGGTCCCCTTCGGCACCACGCTTCGCGAGGTGGTCTTCGGCATCGGCGGCGGCGTCACCGACGACGCGGGCAACATCGATCCGGACGGTTTCAAGGCCGTCCAGATCGGCGGACCCTCCGGCGGCTGTCTGACCAGAGAGCATCTGGACCTGCCGCTGGACTACGACGCCCTCCGTTCGGTCGGGGCCATGGTCGGCTCCGGCGGCCTGGTCGTGATGAACCGCCACACCTGCATGGTCAGCGTGGCCCGGTTCTTCATGGACTTCACGCAGCGGGAATCGTGCGGCAAGTGCGTCCTGTGCCGCGAGGGCACCAAGCAGATGCTCTCGCTGCTGGACGACATCCTCGAAGGGCGGGCTGACGAGACCACGCTGCCCCTGCTCCAAAAGCTCGGCGCGGCGGTGGCCAAGGGCTCGCTGTGCGGCCTGGGCAAGACGGCGCCGAACCCGGTGCTCTCGACCCTCCGGTACTTCCGGGACGAGTACGAGGCCCACGTCTTCGACAAGACTTGTCCGGCCGGCCGGTGTCCCAAGCTCCGCAAGCTCCGGATCAGCGCGGAAAAGTGCAAGGGCTGTGGGGCCTGCATCCGCGTCTGCTCCGTCCACGCGATCCGCGGGGAAAAGAAAAAACCCCACCAGATCGACGAAACGCTCTGCATCAAGTGCGGCGCCTGCCAGGCCGCCTGCAAGTTTGACGCCGTGGAGGTGTACTAGCCATGACCAAATCCGCCACCGTAACCATTGACGGCCGCGAATTCCCGATCAACGGCGAGCGCAACCTGCTCGAGGTGATCCGCAAGGCCGGCATCGAGATTCCCACGTTCTGTTACCATTCGGACCTGAGCGTCTACGGGGCCTGCCGGCTCTGCCTGGTCGAGGTCGAGGGCCGGGGCCTGGTGGCCTCGTGCTCGACGCCCGCCGAACCGGGCTTGCGCGTCCGGACCAACACGCCGGAGATCCGCGAGATTCGCACCATTGCCGTCGAGCTGCTCCTGGCCAACCACGATTCGAGCTGCCCGACCTGCGCCAAGAGCAACTCGTGCCAGCTCCAGGCCCTCGCCCGGCGGCTGGGCATCGAGAAGGTGCGGTTCAAACCCGCGCGGCGTCCGGCGTCGGTCGACCGCTCGTCGCCGTCGCTGGTCCGCGACCCGAACAAGTGCGTCCTGTGCGGCGACTGCGTGCGGGTCTGCAGCGAAATTCAGGGCATCGGGGCGATCGACTTCGCCTTCCGCGGCCACTCGGTGTCCGTGCTGCCCGCCTTCGGCAAGAACCTCGACAAGGTCGAGTGCGTCTACTGCGGCCAGTGCGCCGCGGTCTGCCCGACCGGGGCCATCACGCCGCGGTCCGAAGTTGAGGACGTTTGGAGGGCCATCGACAACCCGGCCAAGAAGGTGGTCGCCCAGATCGCCCCGGCCGTGCGGGTCGCCCTCGGCGAGGCCTTCGGCCTGGCCGCCGGTTCGGTGACCACCGGCCTGCTGACCGCGGCCCTCAAGGCGATGGGCTTCGACCGCGTCTACGATACGTGCTTTACCGCCGACCTGACGGTCATCGAGGAAGGCAGCGAGTTCATCCGCCGCGCCACCACCGGCGGGGCGATGCCGCAGTTCACCTCGTGCTGCCCCGGATGGGTCAAGTTCGCCGAACAGTACTACCCCGACCTGCTCGAGAACCTCTCCTCCTGCCGGTCGCCGCAGCAGATGTTCGGCGCGCTGGCCAAGGACATGCTGCCCAAGGACCTCGGCGTCGAGCCCAAGGACCTGATCATCGTCTCGATCATGCCGTGCACGGCCAAGAAGTTCGAGGCCAAGCGGCCCGAATTCACCGTCGCCGGCGTGCCGCAGGTCGATCACGTCCTGACCACGCAGGAGGTCGCCCGCATGATCCAGCAGTACGGCGTGCGGTTCAACGAGCTCAAGCCCGAGTCGCTCGACCTGCCGCTGGGCTTCAAGACCGGGGCCGGCGTGATCTTCGGCGCCTCCGGCGGCGTGACCGAAGCCGTCCTGCGGTTCGCCGCGGAGCAGCTCGGCGAAACCCAGCCCGACGCGGTCGAATTCCTCGAAGTCCGCGGCGAGAAGGGCCTTCGCGAAGCCGAATACACCCTCGGCGGCAAGACCATCCGCCTGGCCGTCGTCCACGGCCTGGCCAACGCCCGCAAGGTCGCCGAGGAAATCCGTGCCGGCAACTGCCAGTACGACCTGATCGAGGTCATGGCCTGTCCCGGCGGGTGCATCGGCGGGGCCGGTCAGCCCGTCGCACTCGATTCGCAGACAAGGCGTAAACGGACCGAAGGTCTTTACGAGACCGACAAGATGCTCCAGCTCCATAAGTCCCAGGACAACCCGTACGTCAAGAAGTGCTACGAACAGCACCTCGGGCAGGTCGGCGGCGAGAAGGCCCACCACCTGCTCCATACCCACTACCAGAACCGCCGGCGCATCAGCGGCGAGGACCTGGCCCTGCTCAACGGCGGCCGCGAAAAGAAACTCCAGGTCAGCGTCTGCGTCGGCACCAGTTGCTACCTCCGCGGCTCGCAGGACCTGCTGCACGCCCTGATCCGCCACATCGAGGAACGCGGCCTCCACGACCGCGTGGACGTCCAGGCCACCTTCTGCTTCGAGCGCTGCGGGCGCGGGCCCACCGTCCGGATCGGCGAGCAGATCATCGAGAAGTGCCGGTTCGATCACGCCTGTCAGGCCCTCGATGCGGAATTGGCCGCCGCCGGCGGCGGAGGATCGTAACCCCGCGGGAGCCCTCTATGGAACCACGCCAGAAGGTCGGCCAGATCGTCTTTACCAACAAGGCCCGCTGCCGGGACTGTTACCGATGCGTTCGCGTCTGCCCGGTCAAGGCCATTCGCATGAGCGGCGGCCAGGCCTTCGTCGACGCCGACCGCTGCATCGCCTGCGGCACCTGCATCCGCGAGTGCCCGCAAGGCGCCAAGAGTTTTCGACGCGACCTCGACCGGGTCGTGCGGCTTCTGGAATCCGGGGCCAAGGTGGCCGCCAGCGTCGCCCCGTCATTCGCCGGCGTGCTGCCGCCGTGGCAGGCGTCGCGGCTGCCCTCGATCCTGCGGCGGCTGGGCTTCTGCCACGTGGCCGAGACGGCCATCGGGGCCTATCACGTGGCCTGCAAGACCGCCGAGGCCGCGGCCCAGCGGCCGGGCGCGCCGTGCGTCTGCACCGCCTGCCCCGCCGTGGTCAATTTCGTCGAACGCTACCATCCCGAGTGGGTCCGCATGCTCGCCCCCGTCGTCTCGCCCATGATCGCCCACGCCCGGCGGATCAAGGCGAAGCTCGGGTCCGACGTCAAGGTCGTCTTCATCGGGCCGTGCGTGGCCAAGAAGGCCGAGGCCGAACGCCCGGAACTCGCCGGCGACGTCGATGCCGTCATCACCTTCGAGGAACTCGCCGAGTGGCTTGAAGGCCAGGGCCTGTCGCTGGCCGCCTGCGAGGAGAGCCGGTTCGACGAGGAGGCCGCCGGCCTGGCCCGGCTCTTCCCGCTCGAAGGCGGACTGATCCGGACCGCCGAGATGCCCTCGCAACTGCTGGCCCCGCGCGTGGTCTGCGTCAGCGGCTTCGACGAGGTCGTTGATGCCCTCGCCTTCGCCCACCAGGACCGCCAGGCCGTCGTGATCGAACCGCTGATGTGCCCGCAGGGCTGCATCAACGGCCCGGCCGTCGCCTCGGAGCAGCGGCTCTACCATCGGCGAGAGGATCTGATCGATTACGCCGCCGCCAATCCCGGACCGCCCGACCAGCCCCGGACCGAGGGCCTCGACACCGCGTTCGCCGGCCGGCCCGTGGATGAGCACGAGCCCATCGACGAGGACCAGATCCGCGCCGTGATGGAAAAGACCGGCAAGGCCCACGAGGAGGATCAGCTCAACTGCGGGGCGTGCGGCTACGCCTCGTGCCGCGAAAAGGCCATCGCGGTCATCCGCGGACTGGCCGAGCCCGAAATGTGCATCCCGTACATGAAGCGGCTCGCCGAGCAGCGGACCGACCGGATCATCGAAACCACGCCCAACGGCATCGTCATCCTCGACGAACGGCTTAACATCGTGTCGATGAATCCCGCCTTCCGCAAGTTCTTCCTCTGCAGCGCGTCCTTCTGCGGCAAGAACATTTCGTACCTGATGGATCCCGAACTCTTCGAGAAGCTCGTCTCCGGTCAGGAAGAGCGGGTCGAAATGGTGGTCCGCCACGAGAAGTACAAACTCATCTGCCACCAGATCCTCTACGCCCTCCGCGAGGAAAAGAAGTTCATCGGCATCTTCGTCAACATCACCAACAGCCGCCTCAGCCAGGACCGGCTCGAACAGTTCCAGGCCGACACCGTCAGCCAGGCCCGCGAGCTCCTCGAACACCAGATTGGCATGGCCCAGAGGATTGCCGCCTTCCTCGGCGAGAGCACCGCCCGCGGACAGCAACTCGTCGATAACCTCATGCGGCTCGGCGGGCAACCGCCCGAAACCACCACGGAGAAATCCGGCCGATGGCCCTGGGATATACACACGTCGAAATAGCCGTCGTCCAGACCCCCAAGCGGACGGGCGAGCCCTGCGGCGATCTGGTCCTCCAGGAGCGGACCGCCCAGTCCACCACCATCGTCTGCTGCGACGGCATCGGCTCGGGCCTCAAGGCCAATATCGCCGCCACCATGTGCGCGACCCGGATCATGGAACTGCTCCGCTGCGGATTCTCGCTGCGGCGGGCCTTCGCCGCCGCCGCTGAGACCATGAACCGCTCGCGCGATCCGGAGCTCTCATACGCCGCGTTCGCCCTCGCCCGCATCCTCAACAACGGCCAGGCCACCGTGTTGACCTACGACATGCCGCCGCCGGTCTTCGTCGGCAAGATCCAGACGATCGTCCTGCCCCAGCGGACCACCACCATCGAGACCGCCCTGGTCGGTGAATGCCACGCCCACGTCGAACCGGGCGAGGGACTCCTGCTGGTCAGCGACGGAATCACGCAGGCCGGACTCGGTGCGGGACTGGCCGAGGGATGGACCATCGACGGCGTGCGGCACTATGTCGACCGCTGCATCGCCGACCGCATGCCGCTTCACGAGATCCCCCGCGCCGTCCACCGCCAGGCCCTCGATCACTGGAAGAAGCCCGGCGACGACTGCACCGCCGTGCTCGCCTCGTGCCGCCAAGGCAACGTGCTCAACATCCTTACCGGTCCGCCCGCCGACCCCAACAAGGACCTCCAGGTCGTCAAGCGGTTCTGGCGCAGCGAGGGACGCAAGGTCATCTGCGGCGCGACCACCACGCTCGTCGTCGGACGCTGCATGAACCTCAAGCCGCGGGTCGAGCAGAACGCCACCAGCGTGCTCGCCCCGCCCCGCTACGAACTGCCCGGCGTCGATCTGGTCACCGAGGGCGCGGTCACCCTCAACCAGGTTTTCAACGTCCTCGACGAGGACCCCGGCAACTTCGAGGAGGAAAGCGGCGTGACCGAACTGCACGGCCTGCTCCGCGCCGCCGACCGCGTCAATATCATGGTCGGCCGCGCCTCGAACCCCGCCAACCAGGACATCGGCTTCCGCCAGCGCGGCATCCTCTCCCGCACCACCATCGTCCCGCTGATCGCCGCCAAGCTCCGCCACGACGGCAAACTCGTCGTGATCGACTACGTCTGACTCCCGGTCAGCTCCGCGATCGGCGTCGCCCGTCCCGCCGTCAGCGCCGCCGACCGGACGCCCATCGCCAGGCACCCGCGCACGAACGGCTTGGGATCGGCGGTGTTCTCAGCGAACAGGCCGTAGTGCATCGGCGAAGCCGCGACGGGCTTGAGCTGGCCGACCACCTTCAGCGCCTCATCGCCGCTCATGTTGCCCCACCGGCCGTTGATGCAGATCAGCACCAGGTCAATCCGCCGGTCCGCCTCGACCGACACGTCCTCAGCCAGTTCCTCGTGATACTCGCTGTCGCCGCTGACGTAGACCAGCCCGCCCTCCGCCTCGACCAGCAACCCGACCGCCTCGGTCTGCCCGTGATGCGCTATTACCGCCTTGAGCGCGAACGGCCCGACGG
It encodes:
- a CDS encoding 4Fe-4S binding protein, encoding MEPRQKVGQIVFTNKARCRDCYRCVRVCPVKAIRMSGGQAFVDADRCIACGTCIRECPQGAKSFRRDLDRVVRLLESGAKVAASVAPSFAGVLPPWQASRLPSILRRLGFCHVAETAIGAYHVACKTAEAAAQRPGAPCVCTACPAVVNFVERYHPEWVRMLAPVVSPMIAHARRIKAKLGSDVKVVFIGPCVAKKAEAERPELAGDVDAVITFEELAEWLEGQGLSLAACEESRFDEEAAGLARLFPLEGGLIRTAEMPSQLLAPRVVCVSGFDEVVDALAFAHQDRQAVVIEPLMCPQGCINGPAVASEQRLYHRREDLIDYAAANPGPPDQPRTEGLDTAFAGRPVDEHEPIDEDQIRAVMEKTGKAHEEDQLNCGACGYASCREKAIAVIRGLAEPEMCIPYMKRLAEQRTDRIIETTPNGIVILDERLNIVSMNPAFRKFFLCSASFCGKNISYLMDPELFEKLVSGQEERVEMVVRHEKYKLICHQILYALREEKKFIGIFVNITNSRLSQDRLEQFQADTVSQARELLEHQIGMAQRIAAFLGESTARGQQLVDNLMRLGGQPPETTTEKSGRWPWDIHTSK
- a CDS encoding SpoIIE family protein phosphatase, which codes for MALGYTHVEIAVVQTPKRTGEPCGDLVLQERTAQSTTIVCCDGIGSGLKANIAATMCATRIMELLRCGFSLRRAFAAAAETMNRSRDPELSYAAFALARILNNGQATVLTYDMPPPVFVGKIQTIVLPQRTTTIETALVGECHAHVEPGEGLLLVSDGITQAGLGAGLAEGWTIDGVRHYVDRCIADRMPLHEIPRAVHRQALDHWKKPGDDCTAVLASCRQGNVLNILTGPPADPNKDLQVVKRFWRSEGRKVICGATTTLVVGRCMNLKPRVEQNATSVLAPPRYELPGVDLVTEGAVTLNQVFNVLDEDPGNFEEESGVTELHGLLRAADRVNIMVGRASNPANQDIGFRQRGILSRTTIVPLIAAKLRHDGKLVVIDYV
- a CDS encoding 4Fe-4S binding protein; this encodes MTKSATVTIDGREFPINGERNLLEVIRKAGIEIPTFCYHSDLSVYGACRLCLVEVEGRGLVASCSTPAEPGLRVRTNTPEIREIRTIAVELLLANHDSSCPTCAKSNSCQLQALARRLGIEKVRFKPARRPASVDRSSPSLVRDPNKCVLCGDCVRVCSEIQGIGAIDFAFRGHSVSVLPAFGKNLDKVECVYCGQCAAVCPTGAITPRSEVEDVWRAIDNPAKKVVAQIAPAVRVALGEAFGLAAGSVTTGLLTAALKAMGFDRVYDTCFTADLTVIEEGSEFIRRATTGGAMPQFTSCCPGWVKFAEQYYPDLLENLSSCRSPQQMFGALAKDMLPKDLGVEPKDLIIVSIMPCTAKKFEAKRPEFTVAGVPQVDHVLTTQEVARMIQQYGVRFNELKPESLDLPLGFKTGAGVIFGASGGVTEAVLRFAAEQLGETQPDAVEFLEVRGEKGLREAEYTLGGKTIRLAVVHGLANARKVAEEIRAGNCQYDLIEVMACPGGCIGGAGQPVALDSQTRRKRTEGLYETDKMLQLHKSQDNPYVKKCYEQHLGQVGGEKAHHLLHTHYQNRRRISGEDLALLNGGREKKLQVSVCVGTSCYLRGSQDLLHALIRHIEERGLHDRVDVQATFCFERCGRGPTVRIGEQIIEKCRFDHACQALDAELAAAGGGGS
- a CDS encoding MBL fold metallo-hydrolase, translated to MEITWLTQGGFVFEQDGERLAVDPYLSDFVEQTDGLKRLCPAPVPVNKLSPAAVFCTHHHPDHLDPVAIPQIAQRWPACLFAGPFAAMQRCRQLGVDPQRLRTVGCGESLTVGPFALKAVIAHHGQTEAVGLLVEAEGGLVYVSGDSEYHEELAEDVSVEADRRIDLVLICINGRWGNMSGDEALKVVGQLKPVAASPMHYGLFAENTADPKPFVRGCLAMGVRSAALTAGRATPIAELTGSQT